The Micromonospora sp. Llam0 genome contains a region encoding:
- a CDS encoding ABC transporter ATP-binding protein encodes MIQLSGVGRTFAGRSGTVEALRGIDLSVTAGEFVAVVGRSGCGKSTLLRLIAGLLPTTAGEITVGGEQVVKPRRDIAMLFQRPALLPWRSVLDNVLLPAEIFGLRRRQHRAKAMELLEMVGLAGFDKRLPHELSGGMQQRVSLCRSLLAEPQVLLMDEPFSALDALTREELSVELQRIHMERAATIVFVTHSIDEAVLLADRVVVLSPRPGRIRKIVPIDIPRPRSLGRNAHTEDVARCSAELHEVLMERDAPATAGIGGY; translated from the coding sequence ATGATCCAGCTCAGCGGAGTCGGGCGGACGTTCGCCGGTCGCTCCGGCACAGTGGAAGCACTGCGCGGCATCGACCTCTCGGTGACCGCCGGTGAGTTCGTCGCGGTCGTCGGTCGATCCGGCTGCGGCAAGTCCACCCTGCTCAGACTCATCGCCGGGCTGCTCCCGACGACCGCCGGCGAAATCACCGTCGGTGGCGAGCAGGTGGTCAAACCACGCCGGGACATCGCGATGCTCTTCCAACGTCCGGCCCTGCTGCCCTGGCGATCAGTGCTGGACAATGTCCTGCTGCCGGCGGAGATTTTCGGGCTGCGTCGCAGGCAGCACCGGGCGAAAGCCATGGAACTGCTGGAGATGGTCGGGCTGGCCGGATTCGACAAGCGGCTGCCGCACGAGCTGTCCGGCGGCATGCAGCAGCGGGTGTCGCTGTGCCGCTCGTTGCTGGCCGAACCACAGGTGCTGCTGATGGACGAGCCGTTCTCGGCGCTGGACGCGCTGACCCGGGAAGAACTCTCCGTCGAACTGCAACGGATCCACATGGAACGCGCGGCGACCATCGTCTTCGTCACCCACTCGATCGACGAAGCCGTGCTGCTCGCCGACCGGGTCGTGGTGCTGAGCCCTCGACCAGGGCGAATCCGCAAGATCGTGCCGATCGACATTCCCCGCCCCCGCAGCCTGGGGCGCAACGCGCACACCGAGGACGTCGCCCGGTGCAGTGCGGAACTGCACGAGGTGCTGATGGAACGCGACGCACCGGCGACGGCCGGGATCGGAGGGTACTGA
- the thiD gene encoding bifunctional hydroxymethylpyrimidine kinase/phosphomethylpyrimidine kinase has translation MAGEQTTPVVAMTIAGSDSGGGAGIQADLKVFAALGVYGTSAITAVTAQNTTGVTSVHQLPAAQVLAQIEAVRADLPVCAVKTGMLGTARIAGAVAALARAGELPNLVVDPVLVSTSGHRLGVVGAVERLLPYALVATPNRAEASALVGWPVRTTDEMARAAAELAAGGPRFVVVTGGDSDGTSTAPTADPAVDVVGTADGGWRLAGDRLDTGNTHGTGCSFAAAVAARLALGDDVPAALVFAKEYVARALAGARHWRLGSGHGPIDHFGNYLKEAR, from the coding sequence ATGGCCGGCGAGCAGACCACTCCGGTGGTGGCGATGACGATCGCCGGCTCCGATTCCGGCGGCGGGGCCGGCATCCAGGCGGACCTGAAGGTCTTCGCCGCGCTCGGCGTCTACGGCACCAGCGCGATCACTGCGGTGACCGCGCAGAACACCACCGGCGTCACCAGCGTCCATCAGCTGCCGGCGGCGCAGGTGCTCGCCCAGATCGAGGCGGTCCGCGCCGACCTGCCGGTGTGCGCGGTGAAGACCGGCATGCTCGGTACGGCCCGGATCGCCGGGGCGGTCGCCGCGCTGGCCCGGGCCGGGGAACTGCCGAACCTGGTCGTCGACCCGGTGCTGGTCTCGACCAGCGGGCACCGGCTCGGCGTGGTCGGCGCGGTCGAGCGGCTGCTGCCGTACGCGCTGGTCGCGACGCCGAACCGGGCGGAGGCCTCGGCGTTGGTCGGCTGGCCGGTGCGGACCACCGACGAGATGGCCCGGGCCGCCGCCGAGCTGGCCGCCGGCGGGCCGAGGTTCGTGGTGGTCACCGGCGGCGACTCGGATGGTACGTCGACCGCCCCGACGGCGGACCCGGCGGTCGACGTCGTCGGTACCGCCGACGGCGGCTGGCGGCTGGCCGGTGACCGGCTGGACACCGGCAACACACACGGCACCGGGTGCAGTTTCGCGGCGGCGGTGGCCGCCCGGCTGGCGCTCGGAGACGACGTACCGGCGGCGTTGGTCTTCGCCAAGGAGTACGTCGCGCGGGCGCTGGCCGGCGCCCGGCACTGGCGGTTGGGCTCCGGCCACGGCCCGATAGACCATTTCGGCAACTACCTGAAGGAGGCCCGCTGA
- a CDS encoding ABC transporter substrate-binding protein, whose amino-acid sequence MTRLTRTIAATALAAALAVTAGCSADDGDEANAGGTEELKKVTYLTSFGNFGRDSYAWVAKDKGFFEEAGFDVEVKAGAGTGDNIKTVVAGQAHFTPIDMTGGLLQYGNGEAKDFVVVAGIQQRTMAAIIALDGSGITTPKDLEGKTLADAPGSVVRNLFPTYASLAGIDESKVEWVNGAPQTLMGTLASGSVDGIGQFVVGKPTVETVAQGKTAVVLPYSDIMTDLYGNVLITSTAIAEEDPEMVKRFSAALLKGLEYSITNPEEAGEILAKNVEEANPAAAAAELELMAAFVKSTSSGVPVGALDSQRIARSIAILQGAGAIPPGLEPEQVVNFDLAPNAES is encoded by the coding sequence ATGACAAGGCTCACCCGTACGATCGCCGCCACGGCCCTCGCGGCGGCGCTCGCGGTCACTGCCGGCTGCAGCGCGGACGACGGTGACGAGGCGAATGCCGGTGGCACCGAGGAATTGAAGAAAGTGACGTACCTCACTTCCTTCGGTAACTTCGGTCGGGACTCCTACGCCTGGGTCGCCAAGGACAAGGGCTTCTTCGAGGAGGCCGGTTTCGACGTCGAGGTCAAGGCAGGAGCCGGCACCGGCGACAACATCAAGACCGTCGTCGCAGGACAGGCCCACTTCACGCCGATCGACATGACCGGCGGACTGCTGCAGTACGGCAACGGCGAGGCGAAGGACTTCGTCGTGGTCGCCGGCATCCAGCAGCGCACCATGGCCGCGATCATCGCGCTCGACGGCAGCGGCATCACCACCCCCAAGGACCTGGAGGGCAAGACGCTCGCCGACGCCCCCGGCTCGGTGGTGCGCAACCTGTTCCCGACGTACGCCTCGCTGGCCGGCATCGACGAGAGCAAGGTCGAGTGGGTCAACGGCGCCCCGCAGACCCTGATGGGCACCCTGGCCTCCGGTTCGGTGGACGGCATCGGTCAGTTCGTGGTCGGTAAGCCCACCGTGGAGACCGTCGCGCAGGGCAAGACCGCCGTGGTGCTGCCGTACAGCGACATCATGACCGACCTGTACGGCAACGTGCTGATCACCTCGACGGCGATCGCCGAGGAGGACCCGGAGATGGTGAAGCGCTTCAGCGCGGCACTGCTCAAGGGTCTGGAGTACAGCATCACCAACCCGGAGGAGGCCGGCGAGATCCTGGCCAAGAACGTGGAGGAGGCCAACCCGGCCGCCGCCGCCGCCGAACTGGAGCTGATGGCCGCCTTCGTGAAGTCGACCAGTTCCGGTGTGCCGGTCGGTGCGCTGGACAGCCAGCGGATCGCCCGCAGCATCGCGATCCTGCAGGGCGCCGGGGCGATCCCGCCGGGCCTGGAGCCGGAGCAGGTCGTCAACTTCGACCTGGCCCCGAACGCCGAATCCTGA
- a CDS encoding ABC transporter permease, with product MTVLKPAQAPPVRAATTAAVRRPAGGRVAAVGLPLLGVAVTVTAWWLVTSVFNLVHSVVLPPPQDVYAAFSLRMPRLLEHALATTTSTVVGFAISTVIGVLIGLALAGSQVAERMFAPLLVALNAVPKIVLAPLLVVTLGWGQQSILTMVFLLCFFPIVLSTVTGLTSTPADLAELARSLDASRWQTFRKIRFPAALPQIFVGLKVAMPLAAIGAVIGEFQAGEEGLGYMTLQFSGMGENSAAWAAIVLIGLMSILLYFALVGFERLLLPWVRETTSAR from the coding sequence ATGACCGTACTCAAACCGGCGCAGGCGCCACCGGTACGCGCCGCGACCACCGCTGCGGTCCGCCGCCCCGCCGGCGGCCGGGTCGCCGCCGTCGGACTACCGCTGCTCGGCGTGGCCGTGACGGTGACCGCGTGGTGGCTCGTCACCAGCGTGTTCAACCTGGTGCACTCGGTGGTGCTGCCACCCCCGCAGGACGTGTACGCGGCGTTCTCCCTGCGGATGCCACGGCTGCTGGAACATGCCCTGGCGACCACCACGTCGACCGTCGTCGGGTTTGCGATCTCCACCGTCATCGGGGTGCTGATCGGACTGGCGCTGGCCGGTTCCCAGGTGGCCGAGCGGATGTTCGCTCCGCTGCTGGTGGCGCTCAACGCCGTACCGAAGATCGTGCTCGCCCCGCTGCTCGTGGTCACCCTCGGCTGGGGTCAGCAGTCGATCCTCACCATGGTCTTCCTGCTCTGCTTCTTCCCGATCGTGCTCTCCACGGTGACCGGCCTGACCTCGACCCCGGCCGACCTGGCCGAGCTGGCCCGGTCACTGGACGCGTCCCGCTGGCAGACCTTCCGCAAGATCCGGTTCCCGGCGGCATTGCCGCAGATCTTCGTCGGCCTGAAGGTCGCGATGCCGCTGGCGGCGATCGGCGCGGTGATCGGCGAGTTCCAGGCCGGTGAGGAAGGGCTGGGCTACATGACCCTGCAGTTCAGCGGGATGGGCGAGAACTCCGCCGCCTGGGCGGCGATCGTGTTGATCGGGCTGATGAGCATTCTGCTCTACTTTGCGCTGGTCGGCTTCGAACGGCTGCTGCTGCCGTGGGTGCGGGAGACGACGTCCGCCCGCTGA
- a CDS encoding ABC transporter substrate-binding protein, which translates to MRPTRSALLTALASTLLASSLTGCQFASDSAGGDGGEIVIAADLELSGAAATVGKGYQRALELKVEQINESGLLGDRTIRLDVRDNRSDPSESLRNIGDFTGDSAVTAIIMGSCSDCAVGAARTINDKRVPTISLAPATAVATPVDERRYLFKLGPNAADSAAAVANELRRRNIKRASLLHTDDEYGRDGLRVITAELDKLDINLVGTEQVRTTDTDVSQAVATLAQPLTGENPGALLVWTSAEQAALAADSAAQADYPGPLFFDAAAAGDLFLTGGSATGTKGVNLVFTQTMVIDDVIANTPAKAARKQWFRDYTARFGSYYGFSSFAADAVQLIADAVARSTGDGSVNREAIREVLETTQFDGLSGPIRMTPDNHSGLMPQALTMLVSRGGRWRLAS; encoded by the coding sequence TTGAGGCCCACCCGTTCCGCCCTACTCACGGCGCTCGCATCCACATTGCTGGCCTCTTCGCTCACCGGCTGCCAGTTCGCCAGCGACTCGGCCGGCGGGGACGGCGGCGAGATCGTCATCGCCGCCGACCTGGAACTGTCCGGTGCCGCCGCAACCGTCGGCAAGGGCTACCAACGAGCCCTCGAACTGAAGGTCGAGCAGATCAACGAATCGGGTCTGCTGGGCGACCGGACGATCCGGCTGGACGTCCGGGACAACCGTTCCGACCCGAGCGAGTCGCTGCGCAACATCGGCGACTTCACCGGCGACTCCGCGGTGACCGCGATCATCATGGGCAGTTGCAGTGACTGTGCGGTCGGCGCCGCCCGGACGATCAACGACAAGCGGGTGCCGACCATCTCGCTGGCCCCGGCCACCGCGGTCGCCACCCCGGTCGACGAGCGTCGCTACCTGTTCAAACTCGGCCCCAACGCGGCGGACAGCGCCGCCGCGGTCGCCAATGAGCTGCGCCGCCGCAACATCAAGCGGGCCAGCCTGCTGCACACCGACGACGAGTACGGCCGGGACGGCCTGCGGGTGATCACCGCCGAACTCGACAAGCTCGACATCAACCTGGTCGGCACCGAACAGGTGCGTACCACCGACACCGATGTGAGCCAGGCAGTCGCCACCCTGGCGCAGCCGTTGACCGGCGAGAATCCGGGCGCGCTGCTGGTCTGGACCTCGGCCGAGCAGGCGGCGCTGGCGGCGGACAGCGCCGCGCAGGCCGACTACCCGGGGCCGCTGTTCTTCGACGCCGCCGCCGCCGGTGACCTGTTCCTGACCGGTGGTTCCGCCACCGGCACCAAAGGCGTCAACCTGGTCTTCACCCAGACCATGGTGATTGACGACGTGATCGCCAACACCCCGGCGAAGGCGGCCCGCAAGCAGTGGTTCCGCGACTACACGGCAAGGTTCGGCAGCTACTACGGGTTCTCCTCGTTCGCGGCCGACGCGGTCCAGCTGATCGCCGACGCGGTGGCCCGGTCGACCGGCGACGGCTCGGTCAACCGGGAGGCCATCCGTGAGGTGCTGGAGACCACCCAGTTCGACGGGCTGTCCGGGCCGATCCGGATGACCCCGGACAACCACTCCGGACTGATGCCCCAGGCACTGACCATGCTGGTCTCCCGGGGTGGCCGCTGGCGGCTGGCCAGCTGA
- a CDS encoding nitrate- and nitrite sensing domain-containing protein — translation MRTGPTTLPDNGPRKRRAPLRWVPRLRDARIRSKLALILVVPLAAVAALATVRLVDVGQGAVDARMVRSMAALSVDVSALAQDVHKERMAAVTFLAARDADAEAYNIRVRSTDERIAAYAAERDRAGNVPEAVERQLVAIDDHLDTLNATRQEVLDRRQMPVPEAVLRYGVILSDLASYGEVLGQVSGDGEVPDSLRAVSAFARAKLATAEEEAIIFAALSTGRLDEEQFSSYLATLTSQQEALLSFSLAASPWEQELVDSSVTGDAVFLADRVATEITRSVGQRAPMSAAEAARTVGAVNDLMRWAEIQLENRLLERATEVSTNVTRQAIIESIAVLIVLVLAIALAVVLARSLNDSLRRLREGAMSVASKDLPEAVAKLRDVNDLNDRGPEEIVRNLRDPIRLPNRDEVGQVGQAFNVVHREAVRIAAEQAALRASVSAMFLSLARRSQTLVDRMIGELDAIERGEEDPKRLAQLFQLDHLATRMRRNDENLLVLAGADSTAPRREDALLVDALRAAQSEVELYNRIEFGTVDTDILISAHAVNDVVRLVAELLDNATRFSPPTTTVVADARRLRDYVLVQVEDRGLGLSEEQFDNLNRRLAEPSTVDVSAFRLMGLAVVSRLAGRYGIRVELRPNPEGGTIAQATLPSSILVLPQRTREPVMTRGRPAMAAEPISAAPTSGGTWSPISSPPAAPGRTATLTDQWQNARSSQWNAVAGAPTAAFPVTTGGQSTPVSAAPISASPMSGSPMSGSPMSGPPAAPAAGPAAPTYNPGLPAYRPAASAAPPAAAPPVANVGTPTVAYPTVRPTGAGGYPDQSGVIPATMHPLAPAVRPGGQLPHGPMAGGSTGGGAPANPAAPANPGARPEDAAEMPIFREMEAVWFRSHGSAETTVLPLPTAGRPPAAGAPAAAYSPAPAPTRTPLPARNPGQSTPQPAAYSAPVQPNAAPPPPAAPPAPAPSTPAGAATSALGAIPRQRTGDSGSWRTAADEGWARASQAAEPANAGTTRSGLPKRQPQAQLVPGGVEAKQGREPTRRTPDEVRGLLSAYHRGVQRGRTVGNEQYRATSTKETSE, via the coding sequence GTGAGGACCGGACCGACGACCCTGCCCGACAACGGCCCGCGGAAGCGCCGCGCGCCATTGCGTTGGGTACCGCGACTGAGGGATGCGCGGATCAGGTCCAAACTGGCCCTGATCCTGGTCGTTCCGCTGGCTGCGGTCGCCGCTCTGGCCACGGTACGGCTGGTCGACGTGGGACAGGGCGCAGTCGACGCGCGGATGGTGCGGTCGATGGCCGCACTCTCCGTCGACGTCTCGGCACTGGCTCAGGACGTCCACAAGGAGCGGATGGCTGCGGTGACCTTCCTCGCCGCCCGCGACGCCGACGCCGAGGCCTACAACATCCGGGTGCGCAGCACCGACGAGCGGATCGCGGCGTACGCCGCCGAACGCGACCGGGCCGGAAACGTGCCGGAGGCGGTGGAGCGGCAGCTGGTCGCCATCGACGACCACCTGGACACCTTGAACGCCACCCGCCAGGAGGTGCTCGACCGGCGGCAGATGCCGGTGCCGGAGGCAGTGCTGCGGTACGGCGTCATCCTGTCCGACCTGGCCTCCTACGGTGAGGTTCTCGGCCAGGTCTCCGGTGACGGCGAGGTGCCGGACAGTCTGCGTGCCGTCTCCGCCTTCGCCCGGGCCAAGCTGGCCACGGCCGAGGAGGAGGCGATCATTTTCGCGGCGCTGTCCACCGGCCGGCTGGACGAGGAGCAGTTCTCGTCGTACCTCGCCACGCTGACCAGCCAGCAGGAGGCGCTGCTGTCGTTCTCGCTGGCCGCGTCACCGTGGGAGCAGGAACTGGTCGACAGCAGCGTCACCGGTGACGCCGTCTTCCTCGCCGACCGGGTCGCCACCGAGATCACCCGTTCGGTGGGCCAGCGGGCTCCGATGAGCGCCGCCGAGGCGGCCCGGACCGTAGGCGCGGTCAACGACCTGATGCGGTGGGCCGAGATCCAGCTGGAGAACCGGCTGCTCGAGCGGGCCACCGAGGTGAGCACCAACGTCACCCGGCAGGCGATCATCGAGTCGATCGCGGTGCTGATCGTCCTGGTGCTGGCGATCGCCCTCGCGGTGGTCCTGGCCCGCTCGTTGAACGACTCGCTGCGCCGGCTGCGGGAAGGCGCCATGTCGGTGGCCAGCAAAGACCTTCCGGAGGCGGTGGCCAAGCTCCGCGACGTCAACGACCTGAACGACCGGGGTCCGGAGGAGATCGTCCGCAACCTCCGTGACCCGATCCGCCTGCCCAACCGCGACGAGGTCGGCCAGGTCGGCCAGGCGTTCAACGTGGTGCACCGGGAGGCGGTCCGGATCGCGGCCGAGCAGGCGGCGCTGCGGGCGAGCGTGTCGGCGATGTTCCTCTCCCTGGCCCGCCGAAGCCAGACGCTGGTCGACCGGATGATCGGCGAGCTCGACGCGATCGAGCGAGGCGAGGAGGACCCGAAGCGGCTCGCCCAGCTGTTCCAGCTCGACCACCTCGCCACCCGGATGCGCCGCAACGACGAGAACCTGCTGGTCCTGGCCGGTGCCGACTCGACGGCACCACGCCGGGAGGATGCGCTGCTGGTCGACGCGCTGCGGGCCGCGCAGTCCGAGGTGGAGCTCTACAACCGGATCGAGTTCGGCACCGTCGACACCGACATCCTGATCTCCGCGCATGCGGTCAACGACGTGGTACGTCTCGTCGCCGAGTTGCTCGACAACGCCACCCGGTTCTCGCCGCCGACCACCACGGTCGTCGCCGACGCCCGGCGGCTGCGCGACTACGTGCTGGTCCAGGTGGAGGACCGCGGGCTGGGGTTGTCCGAGGAGCAGTTCGACAATCTCAACCGGAGGCTCGCCGAGCCATCCACGGTCGACGTCTCGGCGTTCCGGCTGATGGGTCTCGCCGTGGTCAGCCGGCTGGCCGGCCGGTACGGCATCCGGGTCGAGCTGCGGCCCAACCCCGAGGGCGGCACCATTGCCCAGGCCACGCTGCCGAGCAGCATCCTGGTACTGCCGCAGCGCACCCGGGAGCCGGTGATGACGCGGGGACGACCGGCCATGGCGGCCGAGCCGATCTCCGCCGCGCCCACGTCGGGCGGGACCTGGTCGCCGATCTCGAGTCCGCCGGCGGCACCCGGCCGTACGGCGACCCTCACCGATCAGTGGCAGAACGCCCGGTCCTCACAGTGGAACGCGGTGGCTGGTGCCCCTACCGCCGCCTTCCCGGTGACCACCGGCGGGCAGTCGACGCCGGTCTCCGCCGCCCCGATCTCCGCGTCGCCGATGTCTGGCTCCCCGATGTCTGGCTCCCCGATGTCCGGGCCGCCGGCGGCCCCGGCCGCCGGCCCGGCCGCGCCGACGTACAACCCCGGGCTGCCGGCGTACCGTCCGGCGGCATCCGCCGCCCCGCCGGCTGCGGCACCGCCGGTGGCCAACGTCGGTACGCCGACCGTCGCCTACCCGACGGTGCGGCCGACGGGTGCCGGCGGCTACCCGGACCAGTCCGGGGTCATCCCGGCCACGATGCACCCGCTGGCCCCGGCGGTACGCCCCGGCGGCCAACTGCCGCACGGCCCGATGGCCGGCGGCTCCACTGGCGGCGGTGCGCCCGCCAACCCCGCCGCGCCCGCCAACCCCGGTGCGCGACCCGAGGACGCCGCCGAGATGCCCATCTTCCGGGAGATGGAGGCCGTCTGGTTCCGGTCACACGGCTCGGCCGAGACCACCGTCCTGCCGCTACCGACCGCCGGTCGCCCGCCGGCTGCCGGCGCGCCTGCGGCGGCGTACTCACCGGCACCCGCTCCGACCAGGACACCGCTGCCGGCCCGCAACCCGGGACAGTCGACTCCACAGCCGGCGGCGTACTCTGCTCCGGTGCAGCCGAACGCCGCACCACCACCCCCGGCCGCGCCACCGGCGCCCGCACCGTCCACTCCGGCCGGCGCGGCGACGTCGGCGCTGGGTGCCATCCCCCGGCAACGGACCGGCGACTCCGGCAGTTGGCGTACCGCCGCTGACGAGGGCTGGGCCCGGGCCAGCCAGGCAGCTGAGCCGGCGAACGCCGGCACCACCCGCTCTGGTCTGCCGAAGCGCCAGCCCCAGGCACAGCTGGTGCCGGGTGGCGTGGAGGCCAAGCAGGGCCGCGAGCCGACCCGGCGGACCCCGGACGAGGTCCGCGGCCTGCTGTCGGCATATCACCGTGGCGTGCAACGCGGCCGGACCGTCGGCAACGAGCAGTACCGCGCCACCTCAACCAAGGAGACCAGCGAATGA
- the thiC gene encoding phosphomethylpyrimidine synthase ThiC — MQARRKVYVQGPRPDIQVPFAEVTLTGDNPPVRLYDTSGPGSDPQIGLAALRGRWIAERGDVAPVRGAGTPLAGAHGRRPTQLAYARAGVVTPEMEFVALRENLPAEVVREEIAAGRAVLPANVNHPESEPMIIGGRFLVKVNANIGTSAVSSSVAEEVEKLTWATRWGADTVMDLSTGKRIHETREAIVRNSAVPIGTVPIYQALEKVGGDPVKLSWDVFRETVIEQAEQGVDYMTVHAGVLLPYVPLAVDRVTGIVSRGGSIMAAWCLAHHEENFLYTNFAELCEILARYDVTFSLGDGLRPGSIADANDAAQFAELRTLGELTSVAWEHDVQVMIEGPGHVPMHKIKENVDLQQELCHQAPFYTLGPLTTDIAPAYDHITSAIGAAMIGMFGTAMLCYVTPKEHLGLPDRDDVKAGVIAYKIAAHAADLAKGHPGAQAWDDALSKARFEFRWEDQFNLSLDPETARSYHDATLPAEPAKSAHFCSMCGPKFCSMKITQDLKEYAQQGMKDKSDEFVASGGRVYLPLA; from the coding sequence ATGCAGGCTCGGCGCAAGGTGTACGTGCAAGGACCGCGACCGGACATCCAGGTGCCGTTCGCCGAGGTGACCCTGACCGGCGACAACCCGCCGGTCCGGCTCTACGACACGTCGGGTCCGGGGTCGGACCCGCAGATCGGGCTGGCCGCGCTGCGCGGGCGGTGGATCGCCGAGCGCGGCGACGTCGCCCCGGTACGCGGTGCCGGCACCCCGCTGGCCGGGGCCCACGGGCGTCGGCCCACCCAGTTGGCGTACGCCCGGGCCGGGGTGGTCACCCCGGAGATGGAGTTCGTCGCACTGCGGGAGAACCTGCCGGCCGAGGTGGTACGCGAGGAGATCGCCGCCGGACGTGCGGTGCTGCCGGCCAACGTCAACCACCCGGAGTCCGAGCCGATGATCATCGGTGGCCGGTTCCTGGTGAAGGTGAACGCCAACATCGGCACCTCGGCGGTCTCGTCGTCGGTGGCCGAGGAGGTGGAGAAGCTGACCTGGGCCACCCGGTGGGGTGCGGACACGGTGATGGACCTGTCCACCGGCAAGCGGATCCACGAGACCCGCGAGGCGATCGTGCGCAACTCGGCGGTTCCGATCGGCACGGTGCCGATCTATCAGGCGTTGGAGAAGGTCGGTGGGGATCCGGTCAAGCTGAGCTGGGACGTGTTCCGGGAAACCGTGATCGAGCAGGCCGAGCAGGGCGTCGACTACATGACGGTGCATGCCGGGGTGCTGCTGCCGTACGTGCCGTTGGCGGTCGACCGGGTCACCGGGATCGTCTCCCGGGGCGGGTCGATCATGGCCGCCTGGTGCCTGGCGCACCACGAGGAGAACTTCCTCTACACGAACTTCGCCGAGCTGTGCGAGATCCTGGCCCGCTACGACGTGACCTTCTCGCTGGGTGACGGGCTGCGGCCGGGGTCGATCGCCGACGCCAACGACGCCGCCCAGTTCGCCGAGCTGCGGACGTTGGGCGAGTTGACCTCCGTGGCGTGGGAGCACGACGTGCAGGTGATGATCGAAGGCCCCGGCCACGTGCCGATGCACAAGATCAAGGAGAACGTGGACCTGCAGCAGGAGCTGTGCCACCAGGCGCCGTTCTACACGCTCGGCCCGCTGACCACCGACATCGCGCCGGCGTACGACCACATCACCTCGGCGATCGGGGCGGCGATGATCGGCATGTTCGGCACCGCGATGCTCTGCTACGTGACGCCGAAGGAGCACCTGGGGCTGCCGGACCGCGACGACGTCAAGGCCGGGGTGATCGCGTACAAGATCGCGGCGCACGCGGCCGATCTGGCCAAGGGGCATCCGGGGGCGCAGGCCTGGGACGACGCGTTGTCCAAGGCGCGGTTCGAGTTCCGCTGGGAGGACCAGTTCAACCTGTCACTGGACCCGGAGACCGCCCGGTCCTACCACGACGCGACGCTGCCGGCCGAGCCGGCGAAGTCGGCCCACTTCTGCTCGATGTGCGGCCCGAAGTTCTGCTCGATGAAAATCACGCAGGATCTGAAGGAGTACGCCCAGCAGGGCATGAAGGACAAGTCGGATGAATTCGTCGCATCCGGTGGTCGGGTCTACCTGCCGTTGGCCTGA
- a CDS encoding LLM class F420-dependent oxidoreductase, which yields MRVSVFTEPHRGASYDDQLRLARLAEESGFEGYLRADHYQSMGEELALPGPTDAWLTLAALARETSRIRLGTLVTSATFRLPGPLAVMVAQVDQMSGGRVDLGIGAGWYAREHTAYGLPFPSVGERFDRLAEQLKVITGLWRTPVGDKFSFHGDHYQLVDAPALPKPAQPAGPPIIIGGRGPKRTPELAAEFADEFNMPFKSVAETAAAYERVTEACHRTGRTEQDRPPLTMSAGIVIAIGRTDAEAQRRAAPLHEKSALPPEDPVIGSPAQLVDRIGEFAAIGTSRVHLRFIDLADLDHLELVAAEVLPQLG from the coding sequence ATGCGGGTCAGCGTGTTCACCGAGCCGCACCGCGGCGCCAGCTACGACGACCAGCTCCGGCTGGCCCGGCTCGCCGAGGAGTCCGGGTTCGAGGGTTACCTGCGGGCCGACCACTACCAGTCGATGGGCGAGGAGCTGGCGCTGCCGGGGCCGACCGACGCCTGGCTGACCCTGGCCGCGCTGGCCCGGGAGACCTCCCGGATCCGGCTCGGCACGCTGGTCACCTCGGCGACCTTCCGGCTGCCCGGGCCGCTCGCCGTGATGGTCGCCCAGGTCGACCAGATGAGCGGCGGCCGGGTCGACCTCGGCATCGGGGCCGGCTGGTACGCCCGGGAGCACACCGCCTACGGGCTGCCGTTCCCGTCCGTCGGGGAACGCTTCGACCGGTTGGCCGAGCAGCTCAAGGTGATCACCGGCCTGTGGCGTACCCCGGTCGGTGACAAGTTCAGCTTCCACGGCGACCACTACCAGCTGGTCGACGCTCCGGCACTGCCGAAGCCGGCGCAGCCGGCCGGCCCGCCGATCATCATCGGCGGACGGGGGCCGAAGCGGACCCCGGAGCTGGCCGCCGAATTCGCCGACGAGTTCAACATGCCGTTCAAGTCGGTCGCCGAGACCGCGGCGGCCTACGAGCGGGTGACCGAGGCCTGTCACCGGACCGGGCGCACCGAGCAGGACCGGCCGCCGCTGACCATGTCGGCCGGCATCGTCATCGCGATCGGGCGTACCGACGCCGAGGCGCAGCGTCGCGCCGCGCCGCTGCACGAGAAGAGCGCCCTGCCGCCGGAGGACCCGGTGATCGGTTCGCCGGCCCAGCTGGTGGACCGGATCGGGGAGTTCGCGGCGATCGGTACCAGCCGGGTGCACCTGCGGTTCATCGACCTCGCCGACCTGGATCACCTGGAGCTGGTCGCCGCCGAGGTGCTGCCCCAGCTGGGCTGA